A stretch of the Anaeromyxobacter sp. genome encodes the following:
- a CDS encoding PAS domain-containing protein, translating to MSLAAGAQHDPAAAPRPAGRRGPPAAYLVAAAATLLAFGLRLALADYLGPPYLLFFPAVALSAILGGFRAGLTSAALAGILTAAFILPAGWMGGPHVAREAGGLAAFLVVSTLLSALAGRYRLGQRTIRALEVERARREGEARFGNLADAAPVLIWMAGVDGGGTWFNRTWLEFTGRLAAQELGDGWAGGVHPEDRPGCLALYRDHFARRAPFTMEYRLRRHDGAYRWVSATGSPRLDERGAFAGYLGACLDLTERREAEEALRLNQERLDLALRSGRLGLWDLDFATDQAWRTLQHDRIFGYETLLPTWGVGDALRHVVPEDRPIFERAFAEAFATDHFHYELRIHPEGQPLRWIAADGEISRDAAGRPSRMRGTVVDVTERKELDARAARAERLSAVSTLVRGMSHEINSPLACVVSNLDVAREQVDSVSALAVEAWRHDGHAPLAEVQEALADAAANADRIKLIVKDMTTFLPQQHRVERRADPAAALQVALELAEEELRPCAAVTLAVAALPDLAVSREELIQVFFSLLANAGQATGSGPNRVHVAGAPGPPGWVTFTIADSGVGMTPFVLQHVFEPFFTTRGVGRGKGLGLPLCRGVVDSVGGHLAFQSEVDQGTTVTVRLPACPTPPA from the coding sequence ATGTCCCTGGCGGCTGGTGCCCAGCACGATCCCGCGGCGGCGCCCCGGCCCGCCGGCCGGCGGGGGCCGCCCGCCGCCTACCTGGTGGCCGCCGCCGCGACCCTGCTGGCGTTCGGGCTCCGGCTGGCGCTGGCCGACTACCTCGGGCCGCCGTACCTCCTCTTCTTCCCGGCGGTGGCCCTCTCGGCCATCCTGGGCGGCTTCCGGGCCGGGCTCACCTCCGCAGCGCTCGCCGGGATCCTCACGGCGGCCTTCATCCTGCCGGCTGGGTGGATGGGCGGCCCGCACGTCGCGCGCGAGGCCGGGGGCCTGGCCGCCTTCCTGGTGGTCTCGACCCTCCTCTCCGCCCTGGCGGGCCGGTACCGCCTGGGGCAGCGCACCATCCGCGCGCTCGAGGTGGAGCGGGCGCGGCGGGAGGGCGAGGCCCGCTTCGGCAACCTGGCCGACGCGGCGCCGGTGCTGATCTGGATGGCCGGCGTCGACGGGGGAGGCACCTGGTTCAACCGGACCTGGCTGGAGTTCACCGGCCGCCTCGCGGCGCAGGAGCTCGGCGACGGCTGGGCCGGGGGCGTCCACCCCGAGGACCGCCCGGGCTGCCTGGCGCTCTACCGCGACCACTTCGCCCGGCGGGCCCCGTTCACCATGGAGTACCGGCTGCGGCGCCACGACGGCGCGTACCGCTGGGTCTCCGCCACCGGGTCGCCGCGCCTCGACGAGCGCGGCGCTTTCGCCGGCTACCTCGGCGCCTGCCTCGACCTCACCGAGCGGCGGGAGGCCGAGGAGGCGCTGCGGCTCAACCAGGAGCGGCTCGACCTGGCGCTGCGCTCCGGCAGGCTGGGGCTCTGGGACCTCGACTTCGCCACCGACCAGGCCTGGCGCACGCTGCAGCACGACCGGATCTTCGGGTACGAGACGCTCCTGCCGACCTGGGGCGTGGGCGACGCGCTCCGGCACGTGGTCCCCGAGGACCGGCCGATCTTCGAGCGGGCCTTCGCCGAGGCCTTCGCCACCGACCACTTCCACTACGAGCTGCGCATCCACCCGGAGGGCCAGCCGCTCCGCTGGATCGCCGCGGACGGAGAGATCTCGCGGGACGCCGCCGGGCGGCCCAGCCGCATGCGCGGCACGGTGGTGGACGTCACCGAGCGCAAGGAGCTGGACGCGCGCGCCGCCCGCGCCGAGCGGCTCTCGGCGGTCTCCACCCTGGTGCGCGGCATGTCGCACGAGATCAACAGCCCGCTGGCCTGCGTGGTGTCGAACCTCGACGTGGCCCGCGAGCAGGTGGACTCGGTCTCGGCCCTGGCCGTGGAGGCCTGGCGCCACGACGGGCACGCCCCGCTGGCCGAGGTCCAGGAGGCGCTGGCGGACGCCGCGGCCAACGCCGACCGCATCAAGCTGATCGTGAAGGACATGACCACCTTCCTGCCGCAGCAGCACCGCGTCGAGCGGCGCGCCGACCCGGCCGCGGCGCTGCAGGTGGCGCTCGAGCTGGCCGAGGAGGAGCTCCGGCCCTGCGCCGCCGTGACCCTGGCGGTGGCGGCGCTGCCCGACCTGGCCGTGAGCCGCGAGGAGCTCATCCAGGTCTTCTTCAGCCTGCTCGCCAACGCCGGCCAGGCCACCGGGAGCGGGCCCAACCGGGTCCACGTGGCGGGCGCGCCCGGGCCGCCCGGGTGGGTCACCTTCACCATCGCCGACAGCGGGGTCGGCATGACGCCTTTCGTGCTGCAGCACGTCTTCGAGCCGTTCTTCACCACCCGGGGCGTCGGGCGCGGCAAGGGGCTCGGGCTCCCGCTGTGCCGCGGGGTGGTCGACTCGGTGGGCGGCCACCTCGCCTTCCAGAGCGAGGTGGACCAGGGGACCACCGTGACCGTCAGGCTGCCGGCCTGCCCGACCCCGCCGGCGTGA